One window from the genome of Gambusia affinis linkage group LG14, SWU_Gaff_1.0, whole genome shotgun sequence encodes:
- the asns gene encoding asparagine synthetase [glutamine-hydrolyzing] isoform X1 yields the protein MCGIWALFGSDECLSVQCTCAMKIAHRGPDAFRFENVNGFTNCCFGFHRLAIVDQLYGMQPLRVKRFPYLWLCYNGEIYNHQTLKTKFDFDYQTKVDGEVLLHLYDRFGIQKMASLLDGVFAFILLDTANRKVHLGRDTYGIRPLFKLLADDGFLAVCSEAKGLVEITHSMETAASIVPFLPGHFEVFDLKLNGKVQSVQFEQFHCCTREPAHALYDTVEGLSSDFGEETVKRNIRSLFENAVRKRLMAHRRIGCLLSGGLDSSLVAAMLLKLSKEEKLPYSIQTFSIGSEDSPDVIAAEKVAAHIGSEHHKVEFTAEEGVKAVEEVIFHLETYDITTVRASVGMYLVSKYIREKTDSVVIFSGEGSDELTQGYLYFHKAPSAKAGAEESVRLLKELYLFDVLRADRTTAAHGLELRVPFLDHRFTAYYLSLPEEMRTPKDGVEKHLLRDSFKGLNLIPDEILWRRKEAFSDGMTSEKKSWYTYLQEHLDSVVNDSQMEKAEQTFPHNPPKTKEAYYYRQVFEKFFPGRAQWLSHYWMPRWIRATDPSARTLSIYKPDNKQQ from the exons ATGTGTGGCATCTGGGCTTTGTTTGGCAGCGATGAGTGTCTGTCGGTTCAGTGCACGTGTGCTATGAAGATCGCTCACAGGGGCCCCGATGCTTTCCGCTTTGAAAATGTCAACGGTTTCACCAACTGCTGCTTCGGCTTCCACCGGCTGGCCATTGTGGACCAGCTGTATGGTATGCAGCCGCTACGAGTCAAGAGGTTCCCTTACTTATGGCTCTGCTACAACGGAGAGATTTACAACCACCAAACA CTGAAGACAAAGTTTGACTTTGATTATCAGACTAAAGTAGACGGTGAGGTTCTGCTCCATCTGTACGACCGCTTTGGAATCCAGAAGATGGCTTCTCTCCTGGATGGAGTGTTTGCTTTCATCCTGCTGGACACGGCCAACAGAAAGGTCCACCTGGGGAGAGACACATACGGCATCCGGCCGCTCTTTAAGCTCCTCGCCGATGATGGCTTCCTTGCAGTCTGCTCAGAGGCCAAAG GCCTTGTAGAGATCACCCACTCCATGGAAACCGCTGCCAGCATCGTTCCCTTCCTCCCTGGCCACTTTGAGGTCTTTGACTTGAAGCTTAATGGCAAAGTTCAGTCGGTTCAGTTTGAGCAGTTTCACTGCTGTACCAGAGAGCCGGCTCACGCCCTGTACGACACGGTGGAGGGACTGTCTTCAG ATTTTGGGGAGGAAACGGTGAAACGTAACATCAGAAGTCTGTTTGAAAACGCTGTGAGGAAACGCCTTATGGCCCACAGACGCATCGGTTGTCTGCTGTCAG GCGGTCTGGACTCCAGTTTGGTTGCGGCCATGCTGCTGAAGCTGTCCAAAGAGGAGAAGCTGCCGTACTCCATTCAGACGTTTTCCATCGGCTCTGAGGACAGTCCTGATGTCATTGCTGCTGAAAAG GTGGCCGCTCACATCGGCAGTGAGCACCACAAGGTGGAGTTCACAGCAGAGGAAGGAGTAAAAGCTGTGGAGGAGGTCATCTTCCACCTGGAGACCTACGACATCACCACTGTCCGAGCCTCTGTTG GGATGTACTTGGTATCCAAGTACATCAGGGAGAAGACAGACAGTGTGGTTATCTTCTCTGGAGAGGGCTCTGATGAGCTGACTCAGGGTTACCTTTACTTCCACAAG GCTCCAAGTGCCAAAGCAGGAGCAGAGGAAAGTGTCCGCCTCTTAAAGGAGCTCTACCTGTTCGATGTTCTTCGTGCTGATCGGACCACCGCTGCACACGG CTTGGAGCTCAGAGTGCCTTTCTTGGACCACAGATTCACAGCCTACTACCTTTCCCTTCCTGAGGAGATGAGAACTCCTAAG GACGGAGTGGAGAAACATCTCCTCAGGGACTCTTTCAAAGGCCTGAACTTGATTCCTGATGAGATCCTTTGGAGACGGAAGGAAGCCTTCAGTGACGGTATGACATCTGAGAAGAAGTCCTGGTACACCTACCTGCAGGAGCATCTGGACTCTGTG GTCAATGACAGCCAGATGGAGAAGGCTGAGCAGACTTTTCCCCACAATCCCCCCAAGACCAAAGAGGCCTACTACTACAGACAGGTGTTTGAGAAGTTCTTTCCGGGCCGGGCCCAGTGGCTGTCCCATTACTGGATGCCTCGTTGGATCAGAGCCACTGACCCGTCAGCACGGACCTTGTCCATCTACAAGCCTGACAACAAACAACAGTGA
- the asns gene encoding asparagine synthetase [glutamine-hydrolyzing] isoform X2 yields the protein MLSALKMSTVSPTAASASTGWPLWTSCMLKTKFDFDYQTKVDGEVLLHLYDRFGIQKMASLLDGVFAFILLDTANRKVHLGRDTYGIRPLFKLLADDGFLAVCSEAKGLVEITHSMETAASIVPFLPGHFEVFDLKLNGKVQSVQFEQFHCCTREPAHALYDTVEGLSSDFGEETVKRNIRSLFENAVRKRLMAHRRIGCLLSGGLDSSLVAAMLLKLSKEEKLPYSIQTFSIGSEDSPDVIAAEKVAAHIGSEHHKVEFTAEEGVKAVEEVIFHLETYDITTVRASVGMYLVSKYIREKTDSVVIFSGEGSDELTQGYLYFHKAPSAKAGAEESVRLLKELYLFDVLRADRTTAAHGLELRVPFLDHRFTAYYLSLPEEMRTPKDGVEKHLLRDSFKGLNLIPDEILWRRKEAFSDGMTSEKKSWYTYLQEHLDSVVNDSQMEKAEQTFPHNPPKTKEAYYYRQVFEKFFPGRAQWLSHYWMPRWIRATDPSARTLSIYKPDNKQQ from the exons ATGCTTTCCGCTTTGAAAATGTCAACGGTTTCACCAACTGCTGCTTCGGCTTCCACCGGCTGGCCATTGTGGACCAGCTGTATG CTGAAGACAAAGTTTGACTTTGATTATCAGACTAAAGTAGACGGTGAGGTTCTGCTCCATCTGTACGACCGCTTTGGAATCCAGAAGATGGCTTCTCTCCTGGATGGAGTGTTTGCTTTCATCCTGCTGGACACGGCCAACAGAAAGGTCCACCTGGGGAGAGACACATACGGCATCCGGCCGCTCTTTAAGCTCCTCGCCGATGATGGCTTCCTTGCAGTCTGCTCAGAGGCCAAAG GCCTTGTAGAGATCACCCACTCCATGGAAACCGCTGCCAGCATCGTTCCCTTCCTCCCTGGCCACTTTGAGGTCTTTGACTTGAAGCTTAATGGCAAAGTTCAGTCGGTTCAGTTTGAGCAGTTTCACTGCTGTACCAGAGAGCCGGCTCACGCCCTGTACGACACGGTGGAGGGACTGTCTTCAG ATTTTGGGGAGGAAACGGTGAAACGTAACATCAGAAGTCTGTTTGAAAACGCTGTGAGGAAACGCCTTATGGCCCACAGACGCATCGGTTGTCTGCTGTCAG GCGGTCTGGACTCCAGTTTGGTTGCGGCCATGCTGCTGAAGCTGTCCAAAGAGGAGAAGCTGCCGTACTCCATTCAGACGTTTTCCATCGGCTCTGAGGACAGTCCTGATGTCATTGCTGCTGAAAAG GTGGCCGCTCACATCGGCAGTGAGCACCACAAGGTGGAGTTCACAGCAGAGGAAGGAGTAAAAGCTGTGGAGGAGGTCATCTTCCACCTGGAGACCTACGACATCACCACTGTCCGAGCCTCTGTTG GGATGTACTTGGTATCCAAGTACATCAGGGAGAAGACAGACAGTGTGGTTATCTTCTCTGGAGAGGGCTCTGATGAGCTGACTCAGGGTTACCTTTACTTCCACAAG GCTCCAAGTGCCAAAGCAGGAGCAGAGGAAAGTGTCCGCCTCTTAAAGGAGCTCTACCTGTTCGATGTTCTTCGTGCTGATCGGACCACCGCTGCACACGG CTTGGAGCTCAGAGTGCCTTTCTTGGACCACAGATTCACAGCCTACTACCTTTCCCTTCCTGAGGAGATGAGAACTCCTAAG GACGGAGTGGAGAAACATCTCCTCAGGGACTCTTTCAAAGGCCTGAACTTGATTCCTGATGAGATCCTTTGGAGACGGAAGGAAGCCTTCAGTGACGGTATGACATCTGAGAAGAAGTCCTGGTACACCTACCTGCAGGAGCATCTGGACTCTGTG GTCAATGACAGCCAGATGGAGAAGGCTGAGCAGACTTTTCCCCACAATCCCCCCAAGACCAAAGAGGCCTACTACTACAGACAGGTGTTTGAGAAGTTCTTTCCGGGCCGGGCCCAGTGGCTGTCCCATTACTGGATGCCTCGTTGGATCAGAGCCACTGACCCGTCAGCACGGACCTTGTCCATCTACAAGCCTGACAACAAACAACAGTGA